Proteins encoded in a region of the Antedon mediterranea chromosome 2, ecAntMedi1.1, whole genome shotgun sequence genome:
- the LOC140040544 gene encoding FAST kinase domain-containing protein 1, mitochondrial-like → MVSLLGRRCSQMIKDCVYSNKWSTLYASLKTQRNCKYIQRNSYHVSCKKSSSSRRPDLSETLQRPLTTNEAVLLREIELKNDVDSLFELLKSKRSLLTTAHIGAAMINLVKQQKSVDDSNAVIEIRNYIRFHPEFHSLCILAENKVWDMDNNTLVNTLYGLLKFVLHHSNSLVAEMITEVHRRLSSFNVNELAKFAACSEDALNLSSVLLGNVTDCFHKFIEKESMDVRDVSTLFRATVTLTSYGFRQQIYKLLLKMLEENKDTVTTNDLRKILQGIAIRKDNPRLLIQKCISLLEPHIKSLSIWELTSIYHSLEGHEDGLQLRTDITKCIQNFLPTLNNPSNLVRVMSVLAQNASPELKFTLEALADQVISEIPHNQLGDLCSALRVMGFRVPCHLTTEIARSYQSSSNFQYKNLLKIVEFFHSTHLPHNNSFFEFLETKVLDFYKKAFSPIRFLGITYLLSLLPISNLEPKIIDKLERMLPQYSVASISQLFLSLSRISKKLDKESNERIGLNSLLQKLNMQAVEKIIDVKSVVYLNNMINHMLEGETNSALISTIMSQYTNCLHKLTPNLAVECARNVTRTRFLQIPLLEAIADITSQNMSRVTPRQVLSLLSPYCILNYRPQNTPDFFHICLRRFMPFLDHLPSVMILDMAFLLSLVEEFPEKLLHKLFNLQFLIKLEEEVYASPRSRMYCQRLMHLNRAVVIECNHLQIPWFHEDYCLEILKTRKSYLPAVLKSLQSCLSQILGGPQYFRSFVLSPYFYDIDFECVLDRGGKPLPCADYGSVLNRSGQVISTMLSDLMQWGTQTKQVPQGAQRIAIDFLSKSQFCLNSHHTSGLVAAKKRHLEVMGYKYIQIPYYVWDRLTLSEHHNELSYMQDLIFDNNLTSSEITQKHSLVKDDQKGSIIRNSEEHTMVLRFLNLLDRINR, encoded by the exons ATGGTTTCACTTTTAGGTCGAAGATGTAGTCAAATGATAAAAGATTGTGTTTACAGTAATAAATGGTCAACTTTATATGCATCATTGAAAACCCAGAGAAACTGCAAATATATTCAAAGAAATTCTTACCATGTTTCGTGCAAGAAATCCAGCAGCAGCAGAAGACCAGACTTATCAGAGACTCTTCAAAGACCATTGACAACTAATGAAGCCGTTCTCTTGAGAGAGATAGAATTAAAGAATGATGTTGATTCTTTATTTGaacttttaaaaagtaaacGATCATTGTTGACAACGGCCCACATTGGAGCTGCAATGATAAATTTGGTGAAGCAACAGAAGAGTGTTGATGATTCTAACGCAGTGATTGAAATAAGGAACTACATAAGATTCCACCCAGAATTTCATAGTCTCTGCATTTTGGCCGAAAATAAAGTATGGGATATGGATAATAATACCCTTGTGAATACACTCTATGGATTGTTGAAATTTGTACTGCATCATTCAAATTCTCTTGTTGCTGAGATGATAACTGAGGTGCACAGACGACTGAGTTCGTTTAATGTTAATGAACTTGCAAAATTTGCAGCATGCTCAGAAGATGCCCTTAATTTGAGTAGTGTGTTGCTCGGTAATGTTACAGATTGTTTCCACAAATTCATTGAAAAAGAATCAATGGATGTCCGTGATGTATCCACATTATTCCGCGCCACTGTTACATTGACATCATATGGATTTCGTCAGCAGATTTATAAACTCCTTTTAAAGATGTTAGAAGAAAATAAAGATACTGTTACTACAAACGATTTGCGGAAAATTCTGCAAGGTATTGCAATTAGGAAAGATAATCCAAGATTGTTAATACAGAAATGTATATCATTGCTAGAACCACATATCAAGTCCTTATCCATATGGGAACTTACAAGTATTTATCACAGTTTAGAAGGACATGAAGATGGTCTTCAATTAAGAACTGACATTACCAAATGTATTCAAAACTTTCTTCCTACTTTGAACAATCCTTCAAACCTTGTAAGAGTCATGTCTGTACTAGCACAGAACGCTTCGCCTGAATTGAAATTCACTCTTGAAGCGTTGGCAGACCAGGTTATCTCTGAAATACCACACAATCAACTTGGAGATCTCTGCAGTGCTCTACGAGTGATGGGCTTTCGAGTTCCTTGCCATCTTACCACTGAAATAGCTAGATCTTATCAAAGTTCAAGcaattttcaatataaaaatcTACTAAAAATTGTTGAATTCTTTCACAGTACGCACCTTCctcataataattcattttttgaatttttagAAACAAAAGTTCTTGACTTTTACAAAAAAGCTTTCTCGCCAATACGTTTTCTTGGAATAACCTATCTTCTTTCTTTGCTACCAATTTCAAATCTTGAGCCAAAGATTATTGACAAATTAGAAAGAATGCTTCCACAATATAGTGTGGCCTCTATAAGTCAGTTGTTTTTATCTCTTAGTCGTATCAGTAAAAAACTTGATAAAGAATCCAATGAAAGAATTGGTCTTAACAGCCTCTTACAAAAATTAAACATGCAAGCAGTAGAGAAGATAATTGATGTTAAAAGtgttgtttatttgaataacatGATCAATCATATGTTAGAAGGAGAAACAAACAGTGCCTTGATATCAACTATCATGTCACAGTATACAAATTGTCTACATAAGCTGACTCCAAATTTGGCGGTAGAATGTGCAAGAAATGTGACCAGGACTCGATTCCTTCAAATTCCACTTCTGGAAGCTATTGCTGACATCACATCTCAAAACATGTCAAGAGTGACCCCAAGACAAGTTCTTTCGCTTCTTTCTCCATATTGCATCTTGAATTACAGGCCACAGAATACACCAGATTTCTTTCACATCTGTCTAAGAAGATTCATGCCATTTTTGGATCATCTGCCATCTGTAATGATTTTGGACATGGCATTCTTGTTGTCTTTAGTAGAGGAGTTTCCTGAGAAACTTTTACACAAACTTTTTAACCTGCAATTTCTTATCAAGCTTGAAGAAGAAGTGTATG CAAGCCCAAGGAGCAGGATGTATTGTCAACGTCTGATGCATTTAAACAGAGCTGTAGTTATAGAATGTAATCACCTACAAATTCCATGGTTCCATGAAGACTACTGTCTAGAAATCCTCAAAACAA GAAAGTCTTATCTACCAGCTGTTTTGAAGTCTCTGCAGAGTTGCCTCAGTCAAATTCTAGGAGGCCCTCAATACTTCCGGTCATTTGTTCTCTCACCTTATTTTTATGACATTG ATTTTGAGTGTGTCCTTGATCGCGGTGGAAAGCCTTTACCATGTGCCGACTATGGGAGCGTGTTAAACAGGTCTGGTCAAGTGATTAGTACAATGTTATCAGATCTCATGCAGTGGGGAACACAAACTAAGCAGGTACCACAAGGTGCTCAGAG AATTGCAATTGATTTTCTGTCAAAGTCTCAGTTCTGTCTTAACTCTCATCATACGTCTGGACTCGTTGCTGCTAAAAAGCGCCATCTTGAGGTAATGGGTTACAAGTATATACAA